A stretch of Carnobacterium iners DNA encodes these proteins:
- a CDS encoding UPF0223 family protein has product MENKSYSYPMDYDWTKEEMTKVINLWRAVELAYEIGIKKEQFMISYREFKEVIPSIGEEKKWCRQFESISGYSVYAVYQEAKKLDKKNIFMDKSKGSR; this is encoded by the coding sequence ATGGAAAATAAAAGTTACAGTTACCCAATGGATTATGATTGGACAAAAGAGGAAATGACAAAAGTGATTAACTTGTGGCGAGCAGTTGAGTTAGCTTATGAAATTGGAATAAAAAAGGAGCAGTTTATGATAAGTTATCGCGAATTTAAAGAAGTTATCCCATCTATTGGGGAAGAGAAAAAATGGTGTCGTCAATTTGAATCCATTTCTGGATATTCTGTCTATGCAGTATATCAAGAAGCTAAAAAACTAGATAAAAAGAATATTTTTATGGACAAAAGTAAAGGAAGTAGATAG
- the typA gene encoding translational GTPase TypA, protein MIRREDIRNVAIIAHVDHGKTTLVDELLKQSDTLHSHSKLAERAMDSNALEQERGITILAKNTAVKYKDTHINILDTPGHADFGGEVERIMKMVDGVVLVVDSYEGTMPQTRFVLKKALEQKLVPIVVVNKIDKDSARPAEVVDEVLELFIELGADDDQLDFPVIYASAMNGTSSLSDNKEEQEETMNYIFDTILSEIPAPIDNSDEPLQFQVSLLDYSDYVGRIGIGRVFRGKIKVGDSVTLSKLDGSTKNFRVTKLLGFFGLDRVEIDEAKAGELIAVSGMEDIFVGETVTPTNHIDPLPILHIDEPTLQMTFLVNNSPFAGREGKWVTSRKIEDRLMSELHTDVSMRIENTASPDAWIVSGRGELHLAILIENMRREGYELQVSRPEVILRDFDGVQCEPFELVQIDTPEEYMGSIIESLSARKGEMQDMVNNGNGQVKLTFLAPARGLIGYSTEFLSMTRGYGIMNHTFDQYLPRLRTKIGGRRNGALVSTETGKTTTYGIMGVEDRGTIFIEPSTEIYEGMIVGENSRENDITVNITKAKQKTNVRSANKDQTNVIKAPRHLTLEESLEFLGDDEYCEITPESIRLRKQVLNKNEREKSAKKNKASQIG, encoded by the coding sequence ATGATAAGAAGAGAAGATATTAGAAATGTAGCCATTATTGCCCACGTCGATCACGGCAAAACAACATTGGTGGATGAATTATTGAAACAATCTGACACATTACATTCTCATAGCAAATTGGCTGAACGCGCAATGGACTCAAATGCTCTTGAGCAAGAGCGAGGCATTACAATTTTAGCTAAAAACACAGCTGTTAAATACAAAGATACTCACATCAATATCTTGGATACTCCAGGACATGCTGACTTTGGTGGAGAAGTTGAACGTATTATGAAAATGGTTGACGGAGTAGTTTTAGTCGTAGATTCATACGAAGGTACAATGCCTCAAACAAGGTTTGTATTAAAAAAAGCATTAGAGCAAAAATTAGTTCCAATCGTAGTTGTTAACAAAATTGATAAAGACTCAGCTCGTCCTGCAGAGGTTGTTGATGAAGTTCTTGAATTATTTATCGAATTGGGTGCAGATGATGACCAGTTAGATTTCCCTGTTATCTATGCTTCTGCTATGAATGGTACAAGTAGTCTATCTGATAATAAAGAGGAACAAGAAGAAACAATGAATTATATCTTTGATACAATTCTTAGTGAAATTCCTGCTCCTATTGATAATTCGGATGAACCACTACAATTCCAAGTATCACTATTAGATTACAGTGATTATGTCGGAAGAATTGGTATTGGACGTGTATTCCGTGGTAAAATTAAAGTCGGAGATAGCGTTACGCTGAGTAAATTAGATGGATCTACTAAGAATTTCCGCGTTACTAAATTGCTTGGTTTCTTCGGTTTAGACCGTGTTGAAATTGATGAAGCAAAAGCGGGGGAATTAATTGCAGTTTCCGGTATGGAAGATATTTTTGTAGGAGAGACAGTTACACCTACAAATCATATTGATCCATTGCCAATACTTCACATCGATGAGCCTACTTTACAGATGACTTTCTTAGTAAATAACTCTCCATTCGCAGGACGCGAAGGGAAATGGGTTACATCTCGTAAAATTGAAGACCGTTTGATGTCTGAATTGCATACCGATGTTTCTATGCGTATTGAAAACACCGCATCACCTGATGCTTGGATTGTTTCTGGACGTGGAGAATTACACTTGGCTATTTTAATTGAGAATATGAGACGTGAAGGATACGAGTTGCAAGTATCTCGTCCTGAAGTTATTTTACGTGATTTTGATGGAGTTCAGTGTGAACCTTTTGAATTAGTACAAATTGATACTCCTGAAGAATACATGGGATCAATCATTGAATCTTTAAGTGCTCGTAAAGGCGAAATGCAAGATATGGTTAACAACGGCAATGGACAAGTTAAATTAACTTTCCTAGCTCCGGCTCGTGGTTTAATTGGCTACTCTACCGAGTTCCTTTCAATGACAAGGGGATACGGAATTATGAATCATACTTTCGATCAATATCTTCCACGTTTGAGAACTAAAATTGGTGGACGTCGTAATGGTGCATTAGTTTCAACTGAAACTGGTAAAACAACAACTTACGGTATCATGGGAGTTGAAGACCGAGGAACAATCTTCATCGAGCCTTCAACAGAGATATACGAAGGGATGATCGTTGGAGAAAACTCTCGCGAAAATGATATTACTGTTAATATTACAAAAGCTAAACAAAAGACTAACGTTCGTTCTGCTAACAAAGACCAGACAAACGTTATCAAAGCACCTCGTCATTTAACTTTAGAAGAATCATTAGAATTCTTGGGTGATGATGAGTATTGTGAGATTACACCAGAAAGTATTCGTTTACGTAAACAAGTGTTAAACAAAAATGAACGTGAAAAATCAGCTAAGAAAAATAAAGCTTCTCAAATAGGTTAA
- a CDS encoding DUF1507 family protein: protein MLNNIQKKEALEVLLEDATKIFQLINNQKNQLCLTECPAFNEIVDTQMFGLSKEISFAKKIGVINSTEGDRILSDLEKKLNDLYTKAYNEKNL, encoded by the coding sequence ATGCTGAACAATATTCAGAAAAAAGAGGCCCTTGAGGTCTTATTAGAAGATGCTACAAAAATCTTTCAACTTATCAATAATCAAAAAAATCAGTTGTGTCTAACTGAATGCCCTGCTTTTAATGAAATTGTTGATACTCAAATGTTTGGACTATCAAAAGAAATTTCTTTTGCAAAAAAAATTGGAGTCATTAACTCAACTGAAGGTGACCGTATTTTAAGTGATTTAGAAAAAAAATTAAATGATTTGTACACAAAAGCTTATAATGAAAAAAATCTGTAA
- a CDS encoding inositol monophosphatase family protein, whose amino-acid sequence MNRLIERDQLIEEWLYEAAKISKKSFEQTISVEEKTTRTDLVTNIDKKIEQFFIEKISTYFPGERVLGEESSKYPFTDLKGTVWIIDPIDGTLNFVKQKSDFAIMIGIYENGIGYLGYVYDVMRDELYSAAKNQGAYLNGEQLERVEDIPLREGLVAISHRLMTNENSDEARRIGRASSGVRMIGSAGLETTRVATGKLVAYIGASLAPWDIAAGKIIAEELGLIYTQLNGEIIDMLCHNKTVVATPSAHKEIIKNFK is encoded by the coding sequence TTGAATAGACTAATTGAGCGAGATCAATTAATTGAAGAATGGCTCTATGAAGCTGCAAAGATAAGTAAAAAATCTTTTGAACAGACCATTAGTGTAGAAGAAAAAACAACTCGAACAGATTTAGTAACAAATATTGATAAGAAAATCGAACAATTTTTTATTGAAAAAATAAGTACTTATTTTCCTGGAGAAAGAGTCTTAGGAGAAGAAAGTTCGAAATATCCCTTTACAGATTTGAAGGGGACAGTTTGGATAATAGATCCTATTGATGGAACGCTAAATTTTGTCAAGCAAAAAAGTGATTTTGCTATTATGATAGGTATTTATGAAAATGGTATAGGCTATTTAGGATATGTATACGACGTTATGAGAGATGAGCTTTATTCGGCTGCAAAAAATCAAGGGGCTTATTTGAATGGAGAACAACTGGAAAGGGTAGAAGATATCCCTTTACGAGAAGGCCTAGTTGCAATCAGCCACCGCTTAATGACCAACGAAAATAGCGATGAAGCAAGAAGAATTGGAAGAGCTAGTAGCGGTGTGCGTATGATTGGTTCAGCCGGTCTTGAAACAACGCGAGTAGCGACAGGTAAGTTAGTTGCTTATATTGGAGCATCTTTAGCTCCTTGGGATATTGCCGCTGGCAAAATAATAGCAGAAGAATTAGGGTTAATTTATACCCAGTTAAATGGAGAAATAATCGATATGCTGTGTCACAACAAAACAGTTGTAGCGACACCATCTGCTCATAAAGAAATAATAAAGAACTTTAAATAA